Within the Hippoglossus stenolepis isolate QCI-W04-F060 chromosome 2, HSTE1.2, whole genome shotgun sequence genome, the region GTTGTACCAAGTCAAAACTAAGAACATGCCACATTTGGCAGGAGTTCGCTCTGTTTCCAGGGAACTTGTGGTATTCTCAGGGACTTTGGTACGATTTGATTCCAATATACGGCGCAATAACAGGTGATGGTATTCAGATCAAACTTCCTACAGGACATGAACCGTGCGTCGGGAGGAGAGGGCTCGAGTCTGTGGCTGACAAACCCTCTGCTCTAACGTATCTCTACACCACACGTATCAGTGCAGTGAAGCCCTCGGCTGATCTGAGGTTTGATCGTAGTAGAACCCGGGCACTGGTCCTCACCTGCAGCGCTGTCCTGCCAAATTCGTTGACAGTGTCGGGGTGCACTCCGCTCTGCTCCAGGATCCGCCGCACCTCGCTCGTACTCCCTCGGGCTGCTGCCGCCGTCAAATCCTCGCCGGTCTCCATCGGACAACGCACCATGATGCCgtctgctgctgcctgttcGGTGGGAGACGAACATGTCGGGTTAACGCCACCGACACAACAACAAAGGGCTGCCCATGTTGACAGCTGAACGACGGAGCCAGAGTCCAGGGAGATCGACCCCGCAGCTACAGCTAGCTACAGCGTccggctaacgttagcttcgGTTCCCCGTTGACGCCATGTTATCCGGCGGTGCTAGCTTCTTACTGCCCCGGGTCGGGTCCTCTGAACAGCCCCGTCCGCCTGCACAGACACAGCCTCGGGCGAACCGCTGTTTTCACCGACGGATACGCTGCTCGGCGGAGTGTCACAGACAGATAGCACCCCGGCTAACCGCTAGCATTGTTAAAGGGGGAAACACCAGAGCTCGTCCACGTACCTGCTTCGGTTCAAGATCCACCGCGTCGCAGAGGTTTGAGTCCCGCTCTTTCCGGAGTCCGTCGAGTCGAGTTTTTAAATGGAATCCCAACAAGCGAAGTTTATCAAcattagaaaatacatttgcGCGGTGAGATCCACACTGCGGCGTCGCCAGACTACAATTTACAAACATTGGGGGAGAACGCACGCTGACCAATCACCGCTCGCCGAGAGGGCGTTGCTCTTCCATATACGGTCAAAGCGGCGGGGCCACAACTCGGTTACTACACTATCACCGTGGCAACAGCTGcgctcggccaatcagagcacgCGGCGAAGAAAGCGGGCGATTTGTATACGTTGCTGTCTTCAAAAGGCAGTTCATTCACATTTCTGacctttgcttgtgtttctacGGAGgcaagtggagaaaaaaaggcGGTTCCAGTTTTTAATTTTAGGCGGAATTTAGTGATTGTGATTGCACAATGTGTTTCTACAGAATGGGGGCGTGACCTGCCCTCATGTGGAGCTGCAAGCtcgtgacaaaaacaaaaaggaggagCAGGTTACACACAAATAGATTAAAATGGGATCATTtgattaaagtatttaaataattaGCAGTGGTCCCATAATAGACACATtaaaatcaagctgcacacagacttaaaaaacaacagacattaCAAAGAGCAGGTGAAATTTTAAAGACATTCTTTCAGTCCAGTTAAAGTGGTCATTGAGGCTCCCTCGGGAAGTGAGTAAACCACAGCAGTGTAGTCCCTCAGGCTTCATATGTTGGTCCTCAGCTGGtaatctaaataaaaagggaaCAAATGTTAGCTGCAGGTTAAATGTGATCCATTTCTACATGCATTTTTACACCACCACTTGCctaaacagaaaaatgtgtttaaaaaaaactcttattAAAATCAAGGCCCGATTAAAAATGGAATATTTACCTCCACTCTGTGTGATGTAGCGCACCCAGGGCAAAGCCTGGTAACCACTTTTTTCTATGATCTTCATGTATCGCACCTGAGGAAATAGAGTGAATTAGACAGACACAACGTGTTGAGGCAAGAAACATAGATTTGcatcatcaaatcaaatccaaTTACCTAGGTTAGCCACACAATATCAGCTCTTACTGGAGCAGACTTGACTTTTCACAGGCTGTAAACTAGACGCCCTATGCAGAGCtttctaaagctgctttcagacacgtaCTGAACTCCTGATAATCTGCTGACATTTTGTCCGGAGGGGTTGTGAGtcagaacgcaaatgtctgagtgagagcctccagactttctcctgagtttttctcctgccagccctctAGTAaaactcaggagaatgtctgaaTCAGCTCATGttagaacacagcaggggaggctccagaggattcaccgaGAACAAATGGGCGCGCTGATGAAATTTCTAACAGGCGACAAATGcaaaaaatataacacaaaaaaatacaatggaCAAAAAAGAAAGTCTGTCCCcaattgtgcagacattcttcagagttcatgtctgaaaacgagtTAATTGTCCAAATCCACATAAGCAAGATACAGTATATGAAGTTCTGATcccaaataaatgtgtttcaccgaatatattcttgtttttatggCATTAAATAAGAAACTAACCAAAatctgtgtgcacacatacCTGTATTCCCGAGACTGTGAAGTATGGGATTTCAAATTTGACAGTAATCGGAGGTTTGCCCTCAAGCTCCTCATTTTCCACACTGGGCAAACCGAAATGAGCTCTCATTAGAAACTCTTTACCTCCCTGGATAGATGaatgcacacagagacaaagggaTTAGATACATACTGAGAGATACACAGACATGCAGAAAGACACAATGAGAGATGAATCGAACAAAACAAGTCAACATTTGATCTGAATGTCAGCAAACATTGAgcatatataaataatttgaaaataaagataaagctATCCATTTCTTACAGGGAAAGACTTGATGGTCCACACCACCATGTTCTTCTCGGGCACATACTTGGCGTTGCCTGTGCTGGTTTTGAACTTGGGCGAGTCGGCATCACTGGGAACAGGGACCCTCACCTCCACATTATTTGCCACggactgttttttaaattgtcccTTTgcctaaaaacacaaaacaacattgcAGGATAGGTTAAGGAAGCCTCCTCCTCGCTGTGGTCTCAGGCCAGTGATCACTTGGTATAAACAAAAACTGGAGACACAAAACATGACAGAACTATTTCTTTTGCTCTGTTCCATGTTctttaaacagattttataGAAGTTTACAGGGTGTATATTTCCAGTCACTGAcacaaaatgtgtatttaagtACTGCATGTAATTCTGTTGCCTGTGTAGTAAAACATACAGTTGGTCAGTAGTACCTTCACCATGATTTCCACTCTACTGTGAGAGAACTTCTCTATGACTGACTCGATCCATATCAGAGGCTTCACCTGTGAGAGACAAAGGACGGCGTCTCATTATACAAattatttaacaattaaaacaatgtgacagtgttttttttttgttcatatgCAAGTCAATTTAAACCATTAATTTATATGCAAACTAATATCAGGCTCAAATATGAGGCTTAAAGAGTCTTCCCTACTAAACTCAATTCTACTTAAATGTAAATTTGCACATCAACATCTCCATCCAACCATTAgctataccacttatcctttgtGGGTTGCATTTCACAAATCCTGTATATTTGCTCAAGTACTGTAATATTTagcttttaaatgtaatatctgTTTTATTGATTAGTTatacttattttatttgaaatcttCATGCAAATTTCACATCaggggatcaataaagtcttatttaaatatttatctctctttatatattattacGCTGCTCTAACATGCAGAAAATGACACGGATTCAATCACTAACATTTAAGCTGAAGTAAATCATTTTCAGTTCTCTGGGTTTCATAAAACAATGAAGCCTGTGAGGCATAAATATGACatataatttgttttttccccGTATGAATCACTGGTACTTCATTGAACTAACATGCGTATTGATGCGGTAGGACATGAGCTCAGACTCCCCGTctggagggatgaaggagatTGTGCGATCACTGTCAAACCGTGAGAGACGGACACACTGGTGGAATTTAACATCTTCCATCACCACCGTCTTCCCCTTGTCACctgaacataaaaacaacacagggagtgattattaatttaaacaaaacttGAACAGATTGATGAGCTACATATCTTCATATACAAGTGGACTAGCAGACAGATAATGTTAATCAGGAGCCGTCCACGTATACGTACGTCCTGTGAGGGCGAAGAGCACCCGGTCGTTGAGGCCGAGGCGCAGCTCAGGCATCCCAGACAACATGGTTTTCAGCTTGATGCTGCCCACAATGTCACTGCTCATCACACTGCCGTTAGCATTCACCttaacaaacaacacacagtgatCAACAAATTCTGAAATGatgttttaatggaataaaCGATTATTAACTGCTTTATTAAACAGGCAGAGATATTAAGctcaacaaacagcagagaatcCAGTATCACAGAAAACATGCAGTTTATCTTCTGCAAATAAAGTGACACAAAAACACCAATTCTATGTGCACATGTATAAGGGATTAAATAACTAACAGTATgacataagaaataaaacaatgaggCACTACAGAGCATATTACATACTGATTTATACCATAATTATTATATATGAACATATTAGTTAATATAACAATTGTGTATTCAGTATGCCCCAACTAACTAAATTATTTATCTCTTGATTGATTagtgttttgtctgttgattCTCATGaatcaacagacaaaacactATAAATGAGTCATTTATAAAAAGATAACCCATGATAAAACACTACAGCcgataaaaacaaacaaataacccATGATTAAAACAcatactaaaaataaaatagaatgcAACAGTCAGACACAATAAAAAGCCACAGACGTATGTAAACATAATCGCATAAGATGAAGTGGAATAGCTTTGCTTTAAGCGATGTTAAGAGTTTGTATTCATGTTCGATAATTACTCCTGTTTCTTAAATCAACAGGTAAACTATTATAATAGTTGGTAGCTCTGACAAGTGGTGATTGCAGTTGTTGCCCTTCCGCTACAGACgtataaaataaaattgctACAGCAAAGTAATCTCACCATTCAAATTTCTATTATTCAAAAGTGCAGTGCTCCTGACAACTCGTCTTGTATTTAGTAAATATAAAGGTGAACAGATGCCACCATGACAGAGCATAATAAAAAAGATCCTTATCTGGCCTTACCAGCACGTTGATGGATTCAATGACGTCGATAAACACCTCGTTCTTCTTGTATTTGATGCCCTCTGACCTCCAGGAGACGGCGTTGGTGACGGTGGTCGGCACCTTGGTCTTTGCCACCTCGAGCTTGTTGCCTTCCTGTGTAATGTATCTGCAGAGCATTACATAAGAATTAGATGGTCCGCTATAATTCAGCACCACACTCAACGTAATGCAATGTAATCAATATACACATCATGCTTATATGTCGGTATGTGCGTCAGTGTGTATGTTGGTGAGTCTTACTCCTGGAGGATCTTGCTGTCAGTGGTCTGGGGGAATCCAAAATCCATCAGCTCATCCAGCAGCTCGTAGACGACCACAAAGTTGTCCTGaatgctctcctcctccagctctttgaAATACTCTGTGAACACCTGCACGATACGCACGACACACATCAGCCTTAACAGTCCTACTCCGAATAATCACTACACCAGCTttccacatactgtacatgcaaaTCTACTCTTGGAAACCGACTGCATAATAAACATTTGAATGGTAAGTCACCACCAAATGGAAATGCGTTGCATATGTCACTCACCTCGACTAGTTTGTAGAGAAATGAATACACCAGGGAGGCGTTGGAGTTCTTGTTTGTAGTGGCCACCACTGTGCAGAGATCAGGTCAAGGAGTCCTCcacacattcatgttttgtTACAGTTATAATCGCCGTAATTTGTAAGCTGGAAGCCTTAAGTGATTTAtccttaaagcaacactgtgcaacttttttacttaaaatatcaacttcaCAATCATTCTGCTGGTACAATGACTTGGAATATAGAGAATTGTGCCGCTTTCATTCCCACTCGTCCAAACCACTGTTCCTGCTCCACGTAATCTCTTTCGTGAGCGAGTGTTTTCTGAGAGAATTGTGTAACTGACTGATGACTGAAAAAAGTCCAACAGAATGTATCACCGatctgcagagggcgctgttgcgCAGTCAAAATTCTATAGTTTTGCTTTAAGTTGAACGTAAAGTCACCATCAGTAATTCACtattaacaaataaatcaatagccTGTGGCATATGAAGGAAATTCTGTTGAATGTGTTTGATGACATGATCTGGTACAAAGCTGACTACAATCCTCTGCCTATCATGACTCCGTCCCCTCAGTCACAACAACGTCCACCACAAGGATACGGTAAAGGTTGCTGTGTTTGATCCACATGAAGTGAACGTTGCCGTGTGACAACACAGGACAGATGAGCCCATCCTCTTCATTTTGCATGAGTAGAGGCATGAAGTGGTCGACCTCCGCCATGTCCACATCGCCTTTGTAGTTTCGACATATCAGCACCTGAGCGGGCAGAATAACAGAACATGATTATCAGACAATAACTGACCCCAAAATGTTGACACCAGACCTGACGTCAGAGCAGGACTGATTCTCAGAGAGGAACGCTGTTATCAACAAGGCTGGGACGACATTTTATCTATGTGTATgtctaaaaataatatttgtaatatagTTTTATTCATTACCGACATTTTCAATCACATTATAGGCAACATTCAATCTCCTTCTTTTGAGGTGATCGTTGGTAAAAGGTATTATTACCTCACTGGTCTCATTATCAGCCACcaataaataaagagaagagagagagataagacGTTTGTATCtccgccaagaaggttatgttttctcaccagtttatttgtttgtttgtttgtaagcatgaTTATGCAGGAACTACTGAACCGATTACAACAGAACTTGGTgcaaggatgtggtatgggtcagagaagaacacatTCACTTTTGGTGAAGCTCtagatcagatttttttttttcattaacattgCATTTTTGTAACATTTACATTGGTTTCTCAGAGACTAAtgcagacatgtttaggggactgatatttatcagtgtgagaaataaaataaaaatttggatctagtgaatttaaatgtgatttcataagaGGAAAGTTgaaccttggtggaggtatgaactGTACTGAGTGCTATCTCacttaataaagtttgttttaaaaaactgctgcaaGTCAAGAGGGAGCAGCAAAGTTTTGGGATCATGTCACATCAGGTGTTGTTGTACTAGTCCCACACCCTGAAATCAAACACTAAAACATCGGAAACCATGTGCTCCTCCACAACTATCAGTGACAACAACTTCAGTGTCCgtttacattttctacaaaACTCACTGTCTGCGACAAAAACACGATGGTGAAACACTTGTACAGCTGCTGCAACGGCTTCCAATTCTGCACTTCTAACAAAATGAGAGAAATTCATTTTAACAATCTTCTTCAAATACACCTGTTCAGGAGCTGAGCCAGTCACAACGATGCACTTGTTTTGTCACTGTTCCTACTCTTCAAACTTGTACTCATCTTTAAATCTCTATGATGGAGCTGCTGACAAGTACATCACAGACATGATAGAGTCATACAACCCTGCGAGACCCCTGAGACCCCTGGGGAGTGGTCTGCTTGTGGTATCCAGGGCAAAATccaaacatggagaagcagctttTTAGTCACTATATGAAAAACAGCGCTGGGGCCCAGCCATTGCAATTTTTAAAACCAGATTGGAAACTTTTTAATTCGCAAGTGCCTGAAACTAGACTATTTTATCTAtatgttgtctctgtgctgtgtttaATGTCCCTGTACAGCACCTTGAATGTATGGAAgatgctttataaataaaactgccttaCCTTTTGAGGAGACATTCTGTAACCTTACACCTAAACATTATCACtgaatttaaatctaaaaataagCCCCCGTAAAACTCACATTTATAAAGCAAGTCCTCCGCAAAATATGATGACTttttgattgaattgaatttgtaaTTGGAGTCATCTACCctaaccaaaaacaaaaaaaatatatttattttatattctctgATGCTGGATGTAAGTTTTTGACATGCTATcattcttcatatttatcttttttggGGGATACATATTCaaacgtgtttgttttgttgttatttgactgacattttattttatttgatccaTCTTCTATTTGAACTGTATTGTCTATTCATGGCTGCTTGTCTATATTCTGTATGTCGTGGCAAATAAGGTGACAGAAAAGAaacacccaacacacacacacaaaacacacacacacacggaagtGAAGAGGAAGGGGCCAATGAATGAGCTCTTCATTAATCTTTAACGAAGCTGATGCCATTAATGTTTAACAGTTAAAGCAACAGTGACAAACTCAGCCTACACACTCAGAGCTTTAGTGCAGTTGTacaagttgtgtgtttttacaaacGTGTAAATAAGCAAgtgaaaaagtgtgtgtgtctccactgAGCTCCTTCCTTACCTTCCCCTTCAGATCCAGGATGAATATAGCTGAGGCGGACATCGTGTTCGAACCCGCCGCAGCcccgcaaacacacacacacgcacaaacttGAAGCTCAACTCGAGGCTCCACTCGTGTCACTGCGGATTCTCCATCCACGCTACAGACACACGCACCGACCCGAGCTGCTCGACATGGACGCGACCCTTTCTTTTTCCTGTAGGTGCCGTGACGTCTTCGCAGGCAGGTGAAACATTCACCTGAGCAGGTACGGGAGGGGGAGGGATGGGATGGGGGAGGGGTCGTTGGTGTGCTGATCCGGTCTATCCGCCAGGGGGCGCTGTAGACACACAGATCAGAGGAACCTGTAACATTTCAAGCTCTACTAGACTTCCGGGTACTTTTTATTCCACAGTATTTATCTGACAGGTCAACTTTTATGTAGATAAAAATGATACGTgcataaacatatacatataatctattttacatataaatatacgTATACTATTATGCATtaacataaacatacatatatacacatacatatactgtactttacatataaatatacgTATACTATTATGCATTAACctaaacatacatatatacacatacatatacatagcCTATATACATATGTAACAGAGTTGGATAAGCTGTTTAATAACCCAACCCAAGGCACCTTTCTATTTCATGTCACTTTTGTACTGTGTTTATTACATACTGTTGTTAAAAGTATGAATgagtgttgttttacattgctGAGGGTTTAAGAACGgagatgcagcaggaggtgtaAAATAACCACAGCAAAGCAATGTGTTTTCTACAGTGAATAAAAAGCTGGAAACCAACCCCCTGAGTCATTCATCCTTGTGGCCAATCCATATCCgttacacatatacacatatatatatatataaacatacatattcatatatataaatatacatatatacatacacatttatacattaaagtatttatatgtttaaaaaaactgtttaattattattttttattagtattctttattctttttgatTATATCTCTCCCCCTGGTACCAAGACATCGaacaaatattgatttatttcctctgatCCATATTCTGaatgcaaatgcaaaacaatttaaatctcAAAAATATCTAAAAGATACTTATATTACATGTACTTTATAAACTATGAACACAGTCCTTTTCCTGTCCTGGGCTTTTGcatgacaaagaaaatgtttattcaGCATTagtaaaacattaatttaaaccTTTAGATATATGTTTACcttcacatgtttttaaaggtttttttattcttcactgGATTCTGCTGTAGTTTCCTGAGTGACCTTTGGCCTCTGGGTTGTCGAAACACTTGCTGATCACATGCCTCAGGAACCTCTTGAGCCATAAAGCTTGCTCTACGAGATATCCACGTTTTACCAGCTCCCCCTCTTTAAGCCTCTCGGTGTGGTATTATGCCCCAAATCCTAgtttccattcatattcctttGTCTGCTTCTTATCTGCCTCGTGTAGGAAGGCAGTGACTGAGAAAAACATACTGTCATAACACAGGCGTGTAAATGTGTGCCGttgagagacagatggagatcAGTCTTTTCCAGTATCCCACTCCTTTTGTCCATAGAGCGCTGGTTCTCCTTATCAGAACATTGTTTTTCTAATGAGATATCAGCTATATAAATGTAATAGCCACACCTTAGACATGTGTTCACACAGGATGTGAGCTGTAGTAAGACCCTTCCGAAGGATCATCATGTCACAGGCACTTTTTTAATGAAGCCACTTCCTAGGATTTGTTCCTTTTCCAGTCAAGGTTAGTATCTACAAATATTTGGGAGTTAAACATCAGCCTGACAATGCAGCTCAGTCTGAGACTACAGGAGGAGCCTTTTTCTCCAGTGCGACCATCTTTGAGTCCGTTGAGGTCTCTTCAAAGAGACCTTAAGACAATCATCACTTTGAATCCATCATGAGAAAGACAACTATGAGCTGTATTCTCTTCCCTTTGCTGATTAGTCATGTTTCCACCACTCAAGGGCTCTATTGTTGagagtgaaaacacactgtcagGGTCAGACGAGCTGAGCTCAGCATGGTGGATCAGAGTGAAAGAGATATTAGTGAGACCTCCTGTGATAGGTGCTGTGATAATGGCTGTAAGTGATAGTTTTGGCATTGATGCAATGTACCCAACAGAGATCCTCGTGACCTTTCAGCACCTACCACTGATACGTTACATCCTCCTCCGTTTCATTAAAGTAAACAGCTTTCATTttgatagatatatatatatatatatatatatatagatagatagatagatagatagatagatagatagatagatagatagatagatagatagatagatagatagattatttATTGTCACTGTGCATCAATACACAACTAAATTACATTTGGCAGCAGTCCACTTAGCAGCATATATTACACTGCCTGTATCAGTTGTACATCCACCTGACTCGTGCAGCCACAGATGCTGCAGTGGTTCAGCTTGTTTGGCCCTGGGTTGTCAGGCAGAGACCAAACAGGCTTTTGCATCTATCCTCCAtccaccctcctcccctcccactcctcctccactgtcgATTTTCGAGGACACTCCCCTTTGCTTACGAGTCGGTGGTGTGAGATGCAGCTCCACCCTTCGGGTACCAGCGGGCCAATAGAGGATGGTATCGCTGTGTAAATAGTGATGAGGACGTGGTTGACAGAGCATAGCTGGAGGCAGGTGTCACTTGTCACCTGAGCCTCAGGTGTATTTGCCTGTTGCCTCATGGGCTAAGCAAATTACCACACAGTGATACCCAGGCTAATATGTTAAGTAGTGCCAAGTCTCAACAAGGATGCTGCAATAGTGATGGCAACATACGATATCCAACTCGTTCCATTGGCAGTGGAAATCATAGATTTATCCTCtcgtcaaataaaatgtttagtAAAGTAAATGCACAAAGCCAATGGTGACATTTTGCCTTCGTCAGATACGATGACTCTGTTGGGCGTGGAGTTTTCCTCGCTGGAATGTGAAACCCAGTTCCTGACAGACAACATGCCACAGTTTCCGGTTAAGGCAGCAGatcccacacgcacacacacacacacacacacacacacacacacacacacacacacacacacacacacacacacacacacacacacacacacacacacacacacacacacacacacacacttctatgtTGCTGAGACCATTGTGGAGACACCATGATTGTGGTTGGAGTTGTTGGGTACGTCAACGCTCCCCGCGGCCTGCGTTATACCAAGACTATTTTCGTCGATCACGTCAGCGACAAGTGAAAGCGTTGGTTCTCCAAGAAGAAGGCCTTTACCAAAattctgtcttagtgaggacattcattaGATTAAT harbors:
- the ap1m2 gene encoding AP-1 complex subunit mu-2 — protein: MSASAIFILDLKGKVLICRNYKGDVDMAEVDHFMPLLMQNEEDGLICPVLSHGNVHFMWIKHSNLYLVATTNKNSNASLVYSFLYKLVEVFTEYFKELEEESIQDNFVVVYELLDELMDFGFPQTTDSKILQEYITQEGNKLEVAKTKVPTTVTNAVSWRSEGIKYKKNEVFIDVIESINVLVNANGSVMSSDIVGSIKLKTMLSGMPELRLGLNDRVLFALTGRDKGKTVVMEDVKFHQCVRLSRFDSDRTISFIPPDGESELMSYRINTHVKPLIWIESVIEKFSHSRVEIMVKAKGQFKKQSVANNVEVRVPVPSDADSPKFKTSTGNAKYVPEKNMVVWTIKSFPGGKEFLMRAHFGLPSVENEELEGKPPITVKFEIPYFTVSGIQVRYMKIIEKSGYQALPWVRYITQSGDYQLRTNI